DNA sequence from the Phyllopteryx taeniolatus isolate TA_2022b chromosome 14, UOR_Ptae_1.2, whole genome shotgun sequence genome:
GCAGAACTATCGTCACCAAAGATTTCGGTCGCGACAGATTGTctctcaatgttattatttatcacgtacgacattttgacattttggtaCGGATTTGAGCACGAATCATACAAGtcgatttgctttcgcgggacGCATAAAATGATAAgatgggccggatctggcccccggcctGCGAGTTTGACAGCGGTGGTCTACGGTAAagcaaataattgtaaaatgagttcaCTCCAAAATGCATAGAAATGTCCTCTTATACATATAAACGCATCAAAACGTGCGTAGAATGCGGCTCAGAATTGGAGCACGGAtgtctattttattattaaacgcTCATTAGAATGCAAATCGTTCTTCCTTGACATTTTAGGAACCGTTCCCCAACAGGCTTCCTTTCGTAGCATTTCTCTCGGCCGACCGATCGGATTTCGCCACGCGAGCTCGACGTTAACGGAAAGCAGATTAGCGACGGGCTCGGATTTGAAAGCCGGCCGGCCCTCGGTGACGTCGCCGTCTTTCTGTCCTCCGATCGGTCGGTCGGAGCGAAGCTCGTCGCGGCCGATTCGGACGAGCAAACCACATCTGTCGCCATCCGCATCTGCGACGTCGTCGGCCTAAGTGCTCATCCAAAACGAGGCAGAAATTGTTTCCTAAAACGTATATTGAACGTGTAATGTTACACAGTCGGAACGTTATCGGTCAGCGGTTCGTCCGCGTCCCACTCGAGGGAGCCCGcgtgccacactttgagaaccaccaGGGGGGCGGCCTAGCGGCTCGCACGCCCGCCTGACAGTCAAGAGTTcccgggtttgaatctcggctccatTTCCGCTTCCCGCAGAGGTGACAAGTTCGACCATTCAAAGTCAAAGCGGCGAGCTCCCGATTCTCCGATCCCTCCGAGCTCCCGATTCTCCGATCCTTCCGAGCTCCCGATCAGGTCAGCTCATCCGGTCTCGGTTTCAGCGGGACAAACATCACGTCGCGGGACGCGTTTGAGTCCAAACGGCAGATTCACACACGTTGTTGACTTgttcctttcatttcattttcaaggtCTCATTGTAACGATTCTTCAGCGAATGCCAATACTTGCTGTCCTCGTAAACGACCCAAAAGTTTCCTGAAACTCTTGACGGCACACGCGTGACAAATCTTACTTACTTCTCCTTTCTTCAGAAAGGCGACTTTGTCTTCCGTCAAAGAGAGCGAAGGAAGGTCAACGCAGCGGGAGGTAACAGCtttttcgaaaaaaaaaaaagagcttttaaATTGCCACAATTCACACGTCCCTGCGTTGTCCTCCAACATATGAAGACAGGTACGTGTCCGCACTCGTACTTTAAAATCATTCGTGAACTACTTTCCACAGGGCAAATTCCAAAAACCGTGGACTTTCCAAATCGCGTCCACGGTTTGTTCTGTAAGATCGTATTTTGAAGACATGGCCAATTTGGGCTTTCCGTTTGCCGTGAGCTCTAATCATCCGAATATTTCCAACCGAGCGTACGGCGTGCCTCCTTACGACGTGACGTTGACTTTTTGAACTGAGCTCGCTCGCTAAACGAAGCTTTCGGCAAACGGACGGAGACGCGCGCGCGTCGGCTCCAAGTCACAATTCGAAGCAAGAGGAAGGAAGGTCGGCAGGTCAATTGTCTCTCGGCGTTTGTGGACGCCGAGAGCGACTGACGGACGGCTTGTTTCTGGCAACACTTCCAAAAGGGAAGTTAGAAAAGCTGCAGGAAATGATTTTGCGTCGGCTAACGCAGCAACTGTGCGTGTGCGCTCATGAACgtcttttgtctttcttttctgttcggcgtgcgtgtgcgcactTGCAGGTCGGCGATGAAGTTGTGTCGGGCTCAAGCACTCGTTTGTTGCGGTCTGCTGATTGTGGCGGCCTTCCAAAGCGGTAGATGACCACCGAtccccgcacgcacgcacgcacgcacgcaccatGAGCGGCAACGACAGTATAAACCGCGTGTGCAGTCTAGCGAAGGGTCACCATCTGGGGGGATACAACCAGCATGACGACAACTTGAATTTGGCAATTTTCAAATTGATACAATCCCTCCAAGAACATTGGAaccaattggggggggggggggaatttctCCTGCACCAAACTTGTGAGCTAATGACAAACTTTTACATTCTTCTTTTGTGGAAACTCAAACAAATGTGAAAGGTTCAGTCTTTATTATTTTGCCTCTTTTATGGGAACGGGTCCATTGTTTTGCACAATAATCCTAAGACACAAACAACACAGGTAgaggtacaaaaacaaaaacaaaaacaaaaaacgctgcGCTGCGGCGGCGTCACGAGCTGCAGCCACCGCAACGTATATTCCTTCTCAACAGAGGCCAGCGATGTCGACGCCTGTCGGGATCAAAACTCGATCGATAACGTAAGAAGCATGTCCGAACTTCCAAGTTCCGAGCGCGTGCGAGTGCACTTAGCTTCaatttgcatgcatttttttcccccagctccGAGTGTCGAGTTCCTCAGAAGCGGATTTCGGTGACACGGTGTATATCAAAGAGGACGAAACCTTTAACTGCTCGCTTTACCCAACCAACGTGCTCAACTGCTCGTGGGCCTTCCCCGCTTTGCCGGCGGACGCTCGGCTTTATGTTTCCATCAGGTATCGCCTCCGTTTCCTGCAGCTCCGCCAGTGGTGAAAACGAACATTTACAAGCGGCGACCCCTCTGTTCTTCCTTAACGTGCAGCATTTGCGAGAACAACGGCACCGTTCGCCCGCTTCGCCCGACGTCTCGAGAACATTCCGGATCGGCGTCCATCGCTCTGAGGGATGACAAGCTGTTGTATGTCACGGTCCAATTCAACGTGTCCCTGCGCCAGAGGTGGGTCGTGTACGGCTACGGGTACGACGCTGAAACGATCggtaagaaacaaaacaaaactccatCGTGTTCCCCTGTCGTGACGTTGCAAATGCGACATTGTGTCACTGAAAggattttttacaaaaaaaaataaaaaaaatcaattcaaagtAAAGAAACACTAGAAAACAGAACTGTCGCCACTACAAGAAACATGACAGGACTTGAGGAAACTCAAAACATATGACAACAGCGCACAAACAACAGACTGAAAGCAAGCAGGCAACCAAATCGACGGGACAACGAGGCACGCGAGTGGCCGGGGGGACCCGATGCGTGGACCCGTACGGGAAGCAGGGTGGACGAGAAAAGGTGGGGACGCAAACCCGGCGAGTAGACGTgacacgaagaaaaaaaaaaaaaaaaaaaaaaagcgccgcAGAGAAAACATGACACAATCCCAGATCAGGACAAAAGGGTTGGAAACTGTGCACTTGGACTTCATTTCATTACTTGTTGACTTTGACGCTGTGTTCAAGTGAGAGCAAACAGGTTTTGTCGTCCTGCGTCGGCAGAGGTTTCGCGTCCGCCCGGAAACGTCCGCGCTTCGGTCAAAGGCGTCGACCTGGCGGTGACCTGGGACGCGCCGCGCGCGGCCGCCCACCGAAACCCCACGTGCTTCCAGTACCAGCTGGACGTGGGACGCCAGGTAGGTCCAAGAAAAAGACGCAGCCAAATGTCATTCTGCAAAGAAGTCAGACTATTCTATTAACTGCTGCCATTGGCCGGTCAACAAAAGAAATGTACAATCGAGAGGGGCGAGCTGACTTACACGATCCCCAACGTTGATCGTACGTCCGACTTGAGCGTGAGGCTCAGAGCCCGGAAATCGACCGCTTGCTCAGGATCGCGATCATGGAGCCAGTGGAGCAATACTGTCGGTACGTTTCAACTcctgaacccgcaacctcagaacagtgaggcaggtGCGCTAACCGGTCTTCCGCCGTGCCGGCTTGATCCGTaaccataattaaaaaaataaaatacaatcaaattgaGCATTTCTTTGAGGCCACCTTGGTTTGTGGCCTCACTATTTGCATCTTTCTCGACAGCAATAGAAAGGTCATTGGATCCGCTCAACATGAAGCGGACGGTCCCGTTTGCACTCGGAATCCCCATGATCCTCGTCACTCTGTTCTGGCTCCTGAGGGTCCACCGTCTCAGGTACGGCGCCTTGGTTCCCAAACGCGAAAGGTCGCAAATGAGTTACGTGGCGCGGGCGTACTTCGTTTTGTAAATGCCGATGCGCAAAACATAGCGTTGACATCAACAGCTGAGGTggtgtattatattatatttagtgCAGAAATTAAAAGATGGCGATTGATAGGTAAAGCCATACTAATTAAGTCATTGATCGTCAAGAGCTATTTTGCTTGCTGTTGATTTCGTCTCAACTTGTTCGCCGTCCGACGAGCTACATAATGGCAGCTGcggcacacgcacgcacgttaTGGCGCTCTTCGCAACATCGACAAAGTGATTCGCTCCTCCCGTTCGGAGCATTTCAAAATAGCTTTGTCTGTGTTCAAGCAGAAAATTGAAGACGCTTTGTAAACAGTCTGGATCATCAAGACCATTTTAATATCTCCCAcgtacattgaaaaaaatgcagtttgtaAACGATGATTTGAtctattaagaaaaaaaggacaactATCCAGCTGTGGGCAACAAAAGGCCAGTACtaacaaaaaagaacacaaaggcAAAACAGCAAGAAACATATGGAAGATCCGGATGACTTCTGAAGAAATATTCTGCGGATCAAAGTAgacaaacgttcacatttttaGAAGTGAGGCCTGTTCCATCTGAAGCATGAAAATAACACAACATCCGATCAAAAGAACATCATGCCAACAGTCGAACACGGCGGCGGCTTTGTTACTTcgggacctggacgacttgccgTGATTAATAGAGCAACGAATGTTGCCGCCTACTAGAAAATCATGCAGGCAAACGTCCGGCCATCGGTTGCGGCAGGACGACGACCCGAAACAAACGAGCAGGTCTACCTCAGaatggggggggcgggggggttgatTTCAGCTATTACAACCAAGGGCGGCACAACCGGGTCTTTGGTTCAAGGGCCAATTGCTTTCTTGCGTAGGGACAAATAGGTTTGGATTTTCTTCCCCCTtaacaaataacaacaaactGTATCTTATATTTACTTGTGTTATCTTTCTCTGGTATGCAAATTGgtttgatgatctgaaacatttaagtgaaatcaaaataaaaagtattttttacagCAATGTATGACAGGATGCACCTCTTGTTTGAGTACTTGAGTACTTGTTTGAAAagaaaggagaaaaacaaaagacttttttctgtgtttgttttttagggtGATGAAGGTTCTGTTTCCCACGATTCCTCTCCCCCCattaaagtacaaatatttcctGGACGGAAACAACACATTCGACGTAAGGACGTCTACGCACGCGCAATCGCTGACACATCGAAGAATTCAACAAGGGCTGTTCAGCTGCCACTCGAAAAAAATGTAACCTTTGTGAAATGGATTTTGTTTTCCTCCAGTTTTATCTTCCCGCGACGTCGGCGAAGTATGAAGAGGAGATCACGGTGGTGGACGACACAGAGAAAGAGTTATAAAGTCATTTTCATCGCAACAATGGAATGATTAGAATGACTTTGTCCATATCGTTCACGTGTTTAGAGATAAACATTTCTACtagtcaagtttatttttttgtcgcccttactcacaaaaaagtctcaaagggcgTCGCGGCCCCGCAGTTGGCAAAGACtgacgacatcccctaatctaaacccccAATCAGGCAAGGAAAAGCTCCAAAACCTGGGCTCGTTGTATTCATTGAAAATAAACTGTAATTGTGGTTTGCAACATTGAATTAGGTTCGTCAATCCAAATCTATAATAAGTTGGTAAAAGTGACACAACAGGTTTTTCTTCAGTTCAAAGGATTTTTCAACTGAACGCTGAGAGAGCGCGCCACTCCCAAACAAATCGTTCGCCGGCCCCTCCGAATGTACGATACCGAACGCGCCTTCGCGTCGATGGTGTCAAATTGTGTCGGAACCCTCAAGCTTaggactgcgaggcagacgtgcaaaCCACTCGGGACTGAATCATGTTCAAATAATGCCAGTAGCAACTCGTAACATCGCCGTGACCCGCGTCGGGATTGCGGTGTCGACTTTGATTGGCATTTCTTATGACggtaaatacatttgatagaAATGATACTTCTTATTGCTTTTAGCATTGGTAGAGGAATGCTTCGCATTGCGTAACATTTCCAGTTGCGTAATATACACAGCACGGGACGAAAACGCAATACAGGCAATAGCGCGAGAAAGACATGGATGGCAGCGGAAAGCAAGGAGACCAAAAAAGCTCTTCGGCATCCCTCTGATTCAACAACGTATcgaaaaacatttgggaacccGTAGTCGTGTCAGTGCAGAACATAAAGCTGCAAAGGGGACTTTTCTGCTTCAGATTTCTACACGCACACAATGAGCCCAATTAAGAACGTAGTGGATAAAAACCTACTGGCGAGATCGTAGACAATCGCCCAATCAGCCGCCGACCGCGCGTCAGCTCTGACTCCGTCCGGCCGCCGACGTGCCGACGGACGGCAGCTCGGCAGAAAACTTGGCGCTGAGATCTTTGTTCTCCTGCAGGAAACCCTTCAGCATCATCAGCTGCTCGCTGTCCtgcgaaagaaaaaaaaggtattaaTAACGCATCAAGCAAAAAGGAAGCTACGCACAGAAGCGCAAGTGAGCAAAACATCGATCCCATGAAGAAATAAAACCTCGGACGATGGAGAGACGCCGCACTCGATTTCATTTCCTCACCATGGTTTCGTCTTCAGCCGAACGCCGCAACTCCCGCAGCCTCTCTTGTAGTAAGGCCGCCTCCCATTGGGCGATTAGTTGGGGCCAGATCTCGTAATCCTCTGAATCCGCAGCTAACGCCACGCCAGTATAATCCACGGCGTCGGTCGCACATATTGACAAATCAACTGCTAGCATCTGCAACGAGACGTCGTGAGGTGCCAGAAAGTAGAAGAAGgtttgaaagaaaaagtgtCCTATCGTAGCAAAGGTGGCGAAGAAACGCAGACGCGCTCACCCGAGTTAGCCGCACCTCCGCCAGCGCCATGTCGGGTACGTGGCTGAACAGCTGCACGAAACGTGCCAGCGCCAGCTGGAATTTCTCCATCCACGTGTCGTTCACGTGCAGGTTAGCAGAATGCATCAACTCGTTCCGAAATCTGAGCAGCTGCAACGCACGCGCCGTACGGAAGCACAAAAACCGCAACGGCGCGTTAGATCGACAACGTTGAGCAATCGGTGAATTTGCTACGCTCAGCTCGCGATTGGCAGCGAACGTAACGTAGCCCGTGTCTGCTAGGTGAAGCACGACACCAACAATCTCTCGAACGAGAGGAATTATAGCGAACCTCATCGGGCCCGAATCAAAACTGCGGTACTTTCCCACGTGGCATCGACGACTTATCTCACTGAGTGGCACGATGATTCGTGAAATGACAAAAGCCAAGTGctctttttgtcttgttttgttttttttgcacaggtTAGCATTGTAGGGACGCTCACCTCTGTCACGCAAGCCGGGTTAGAGGTCACGGAGGCAAAACAGTCGCAGAAGTTGATGAGGTTGAGCAGAGCGGCGGGATCGCAGTCATGCGCCGCCTTCACGCGGGCCTGACCTCGTGGCATGTAAGCCTGgcggaacaaacaaaaaaatacatggcaACTTTCCGGAAGCTTGTGGTTGGAATTTGGCTTCTGAATTCTTGCCAACCGGGTGGGCTCGCTGGCGCACCGCATTCGCACCGCATCAGGCTAAACGTCATTAGCGGACGTGCGCGCGAGCTTTAAAGCGTTCCGTCCGCTGAGCAACAACCTGCGACGGCCGAAGAAAATAAAGCGTCCGAGCGCGACATTTCATCAAGTGGCCTAACCTTCCGAGAGCAAAGTACGCCATAGGCGCGCTAAAAGTGGATTTGCatctctttttgttgtttttgtttcccgcCCAACTTCAAGTTGGCGCTCGGCATTTGCCGTTCATTTGTGAAACTTGCCAAATATTCACTTGAGGAAGTCAAACGCATTCTGTGCTGCGGGCCACACGAGTACTTCTGACCCGTCTTGGgccattgtgatttcctaggaacgGTACAGAAGCCATCATTTCTGAACGTCAACACTTGCAGAGCTTTattgaaataaagtgttgcatattcaTATTGATCGGTTTCCTCATTTTTGCGAGAGGAATCCTGCCCGTGATCGGTGTCCTGGCATAAATATCAATCATTATTATGAATAACGTAAGTTACTATGAGAGCTAATTGGCGCGTCAATCGGCTCTCGCTTGCAAACGGCGCTGGGCTGGCCACCGACTTCGAAATGCCTCGAGTTGCTTTCGCAAACGACGGCGCGAGCACGAGTTCGTCGACGTCGAGAAGGCCGGCGCATCGTCGACGGTCAAGATCGAGAGCTGGAAAAGAAGGTTTACGACGAGGCGAAGCGGGCCAATGTGGTGTTTTTGCACGGACCTTGGCCAGCTCCCAGTGGTGCGTCGGCCACGCAGAAGGAGCGCAGTTGTCCCAGTGGAGGGCGGACTCGGGTCTCCTGTGGTGCTTGACGATCTCGGACTTCCAGTGCAAACACGAGTCGCAGGCCCTGGAAAGCTGCACAGGCGTCAAACGAATCGAGTGACTCTCTTTGAAAACAGCACTTTTGACTCCTGAAAGTGGGCGATGACGACACAGTTTAAGACGCCGCAAAGAAGCTCTCGATATCTCGACTGATTGACATTTGTGTTCTCCgtcaattgactgactgactgttgtcgtactcgagcgcctccaacgaccggagacaaattccttgtgtgttttttttggacatactcggcaaaacaaagatgattctgattgtgatttggggggaaaagatCATCACAGCCTAGCTAAATTAGCCTTGCTGTTTTGATTGGCTCGTGCAGAACCCGCCGCccttcctcctccctccctccctccctcccttccttccttccttctttctttctttcgaaGACAACGAAGCAACACGACTCGAGCGCGTGACGACCGACGTTGACCTTTGCGCACCTTAACGTCGGCGGGCCGGCACGCCCACGGGCATCGCCGCCGCAGACGAGGCTCGTCGCGGAGCAAAGCTCGGTGGAAAAGTCGCACGCGCTCATCGGCGTAGGGATGCAAGGCGTCCTTGACGATGTACAGGCACTTGCCCGCCTTCAGCCAGTTGACGTATTGCGGGTCGTTGAGACGCGCGAGCAGCCCCTCGCACATGGCGGCGGCTCGAGGAAAAGACGAGCGAGCGAGCAGGAAGTTCAGCGAGAGTGGCCCCGCCCCCCCGCAAGCACGCGCACATCTCGTCGCCAGAGGGCGCTGTCGACGCACAAGCCATATATTTACACGCGCCTTTTTCACGGCGGGCGTCCACTTAAGCGTTTGTGTCACATTTCTTCTCGGGAATTTGGAGAGACAAGCCACCTACCGGAAACTGCAGCTGACTCGAATATCTTCTTTTTGAAATCAATAACTTACCTGATGTGTGCCAAAACTCCAGTGTAGTTTTGTATCTTTACACACGCGCTGGACAAGACACTCCGTGTCTACCAGCACAACCTAATGATCAGAATACTTCAGTTAGAAGTACGTATACTCGTGTAAAGTCAAAAAGTCAAAGTACAAGTACTGATTGTCAAGTCAAAATGTCAAACCGTATTTTTACTGTCGGTTGTACAAAACTAGAGATGTACGAATTTGTGACAGGAACAATTGCATGTCTTTGCCGTTATtccgattgtataaagacaagcgtTAAGGAGTCGTTGGGCTCACCTAAGCACTCGTGaccgcagagtttgaagggcaacgcgGAAATTGCGTAACTCGCGGCATTTTTTACAAAGCggtttatgtctttaccgttatgcaagaCGAGTGTTTCGGTGGGCCGCCGCCATTTGCGCTGTCAATAAGAATTGCATTGACCATCAATGCCTCGAATTTGGAACGCagcgtggctgtttcagcatgggagacatttcccaaaaatgggagacatttccaaaaatggccaaatttgTTTTTCACACTTGAAATGCGGGATGAGAAGGGGCATCGGATATCCAGGTACTTGCAAAGAAAAAGAGCTGATGATGATGGGGACGATCCGTTTTCGATGTTCTCTTTGGGTCGCGGGTGGTGACCTTTACAACAACGGCAGTTGTCACCTGAGTCAGatgaaaaaacatcaacaagtgTAGCGAAAGatgatcaaacaaatgcaaaggtagagaaatacactatattgccaaaagtattggtTGAAGTGCGATTTCTTATTGATGCCCTCAGCGAGCTTTTCGCGCTCGCTCGCTGCAACCGGCGAACGTGCGAGGGAAACGCGGGCCTGCAGAATTTTCTTAGAAATGCCAAGTCGGAGCGTTTGCGCGTTGTCGGCTTTTGCGATGGATCGGCACGCGAAAAGCCGAAGCCTCCATATGACGCCGAAAAGAACATTTGACGGCAACGCTTAACACACGCgccattaaaacacattacattcaATTGCGAGAACGAAAAAGacatttgtgttgaatcaaCGAATTTTGGCTGCACATGAAAATTGAATCTGGAGTCTTTTaggatgcactggcaaaaacaGATACCCTCCATCTTTGTAATTGGATCTCGATGGATTTGGAGATAGTTGAAGAAGATGAGATGCCTCAGAGTGTGTTTATGAG
Encoded proteins:
- the LOC133489477 gene encoding granulocyte-macrophage colony-stimulating factor receptor subunit alpha-like; translated protein: MKLCRAQALVCCGLLIVAAFQSEASDVDACRDQNSIDNLRVSSSSEADFGDTVYIKEDETFNCSLYPTNVLNCSWAFPALPADARLYVSISICENNGTVRPLRPTSREHSGSASIALRDDKLLYVTVQFNVSLRQRWVVYGYGYDAETIEVSRPPGNVRASVKGVDLAVTWDAPRAAAHRNPTCFQYQLDVGRQKCTIERGELTYTIPNVDRTSDLSVRLRARKSTACSGSRSWSQWSNTVGTFQLLNPQPQNSEAAIERSLDPLNMKRTVPFALGIPMILVTLFWLLRVHRLRVMKVLFPTIPLPPLKYKYFLDGNNTFDVRTSTHAQSLTHRRIQQGLFSCHSKKM
- the LOC133489479 gene encoding uncharacterized protein CXorf38 homolog isoform X1, which produces MCEGLLARLNDPQYVNWLKAGKCLYIVKDALHPYADERVRLFHRALLRDEPRLRRRCPWACRPADVKLSRACDSCLHWKSEIVKHHRRPESALHWDNCAPSAWPTHHWELAKAYMPRGQARVKAAHDCDPAALLNLINFCDCFASVTSNPACVTELLRFRNELMHSANLHVNDTWMEKFQLALARFVQLFSHVPDMALAEVRLTRMLAVDLSICATDAVDYTGVALAADSEDYEIWPQLIAQWEAALLQERLRELRRSAEDETMDSEQLMMLKGFLQENKDLSAKFSAELPSVGTSAAGRSQS
- the LOC133489479 gene encoding uncharacterized protein CXorf38 homolog isoform X2, which gives rise to MCEGLLARLNDPQYVNWLKAGKCLYIVKDALHPYADERVRLFHRALLRDEPRLRRRCPWACRPADVKAYMPRGQARVKAAHDCDPAALLNLINFCDCFASVTSNPACVTELLRFRNELMHSANLHVNDTWMEKFQLALARFVQLFSHVPDMALAEVRLTRMLAVDLSICATDAVDYTGVALAADSEDYEIWPQLIAQWEAALLQERLRELRRSAEDETMDSEQLMMLKGFLQENKDLSAKFSAELPSVGTSAAGRSQS